From the Leptolyngbya sp. O-77 genome, one window contains:
- the apcB gene encoding allophycocyanin subunit beta gives MRDAVTSLIENYDLKGRYLDRDALDTLKSYFSTGVSRVQAAAVINSNAAGIVRQAGSRLFEEVPELIRPGGNAYTTRRYAACLRDMDYYLRYASYALVAGNTNVLDERVLEGLRETYNSLGVPIGPTVRGIQLLKEIVAAQVAEAGITNTGFLDQPFDYMIRELSDKSL, from the coding sequence ATGCGGGACGCTGTCACAAGCCTGATTGAAAACTACGATCTGAAAGGCCGCTACCTCGATCGCGATGCGCTAGACACGCTGAAGTCCTACTTCAGCACTGGGGTTTCCCGAGTGCAAGCGGCGGCTGTGATTAATTCAAATGCTGCGGGTATCGTCAGGCAGGCTGGGTCGCGCTTGTTTGAAGAGGTGCCTGAACTGATTCGCCCCGGCGGCAACGCCTACACCACGCGGCGCTATGCGGCTTGCTTGCGCGATATGGACTATTACCTGCGTTACGCCAGCTATGCGCTGGTGGCCGGCAATACGAACGTGCTAGATGAGCGGGTGCTGGAAGGTCTGCGGGAAACCTACAACTCGCTGGGTGTGCCCATTGGGCCGACGGTGCGTGGAATTCAACTCCTGAAAGAGATCGTGGCGGCCCAGGTTGCTGAGGCCGGCATCACCAACACAGGCTTTCTAGATCAGCCCTTTGACTACATGATTCGCGAACTCAGCGACAAGAGCCTTTAG
- the gvpA gene encoding gas vesicle structural protein GvpA produces the protein MAVEKVNSSSSLAEVVDRILDKGIVVDAWVRVSLVGIELLAVEARVVIASVETYLKYAEAVGLTTQAAVPAA, from the coding sequence ATGGCAGTTGAAAAAGTGAATTCTTCCTCTAGCTTGGCTGAAGTGGTCGATCGCATCCTGGACAAAGGGATCGTGGTTGATGCTTGGGTTCGCGTGTCTTTGGTGGGTATCGAGCTGCTGGCCGTCGAAGCCCGCGTGGTGATCGCCTCCGTCGAAACCTACCTGAAGTACGCCGAAGCCGTGGGTCTGACCACCCAAGCCGCTGTCCCCGCTGCCTAG
- the glnA gene encoding type I glutamate--ammonia ligase, whose product MTTPQEVLSRIKDQGIKLIDLKFIDLPGIWQHLTVYENQIDESSFTDGVAFDGSSIRGWKAINESDMSMVLDPNTAWIDPFMAEPTLSVICSIKEPRTGEPYSRCPRVIAQKAIDYLTATGIGDTAFFGPEAEFFIFDDVRFDQNQHEGYYYVDSIEGRWNSGRKEEGGNLGYKPRYKEGYFPVAPTDTSQDMRSEMLLTMAKCGVPIEKHHHEVATGGQCELGIRFDTLVQSADNLMIYKYVIKNVARKYGKTVTFMPKPVFNDNGSGMHTHQSIWKDGQPLFAGDGYAGLSQMALWYIGGILKHAPALLAFTNPTTNSYKRLVPGFEAPVNLAYSQGNRSASVRIPLSGSNPKAKRLEFRCPDATSNPYLAFAAMLCAGIDGIKNQIDPGEPLDVDIYDLSPEELAKIPSTPGSLEDALECLEKDHEFLTTGGVFTEDLINTWIQYKLDNEVNPMRLRPHPYEFSLYYDC is encoded by the coding sequence ATGACGACCCCCCAAGAAGTCTTAAGCCGAATCAAAGACCAAGGCATTAAGCTGATTGACCTTAAGTTTATCGACCTGCCCGGCATCTGGCAGCACTTGACTGTATACGAGAACCAGATCGACGAAAGCAGCTTTACCGATGGGGTCGCCTTCGACGGTTCCAGCATCCGGGGTTGGAAGGCGATCAACGAGTCGGACATGAGCATGGTGCTCGATCCCAACACCGCTTGGATCGACCCCTTCATGGCAGAACCGACGCTGAGCGTCATTTGCAGCATCAAAGAACCCCGCACGGGTGAACCTTACTCTCGCTGCCCCCGCGTCATCGCTCAAAAGGCGATCGACTATCTCACTGCCACAGGCATTGGCGACACTGCCTTCTTTGGCCCAGAGGCCGAGTTCTTCATCTTCGACGATGTGCGCTTCGACCAAAACCAGCACGAAGGCTACTACTACGTAGACTCGATCGAAGGTCGCTGGAACTCTGGCCGCAAAGAAGAGGGCGGCAACCTGGGCTACAAGCCCCGCTATAAAGAAGGCTACTTCCCCGTTGCGCCGACCGACACTTCGCAGGACATGCGGAGCGAAATGCTGCTAACCATGGCCAAGTGCGGCGTACCCATCGAAAAGCATCACCACGAGGTGGCCACAGGCGGCCAGTGCGAGTTGGGCATTCGCTTTGACACGCTGGTTCAGTCTGCCGACAACCTGATGATTTACAAGTACGTCATCAAGAACGTTGCCCGGAAGTATGGCAAGACCGTTACCTTTATGCCCAAGCCTGTGTTTAACGACAATGGCTCCGGGATGCACACTCACCAGTCTATCTGGAAGGACGGACAGCCCTTGTTTGCAGGCGACGGCTATGCAGGGCTGAGCCAGATGGCGCTGTGGTATATCGGCGGAATTCTAAAGCATGCCCCGGCGCTGTTGGCCTTCACCAACCCGACGACGAACTCCTACAAGCGTCTGGTGCCTGGTTTTGAGGCTCCGGTAAACCTGGCTTATTCACAGGGCAACCGCTCTGCCTCGGTGCGGATTCCGCTGTCGGGTTCCAATCCTAAGGCAAAGCGTCTGGAGTTCCGCTGCCCCGACGCAACGTCTAACCCCTACCTCGCCTTTGCAGCCATGCTCTGTGCGGGCATCGACGGCATCAAGAACCAGATCGACCCTGGCGAACCGCTGGATGTGGACATCTATGACCTCAGCCCGGAAGAACTGGCGAAGATTCCTTCAACCCCCGGTTCTCTAGAAGATGCGCTGGAATGCCTGGAGAAGGATCATGAGTTTCTGACCACGGGCGGTGTCTTTACGGAAGACCTGATCAATACCTGGATTCAGTACAAGCTGGATAACGAAGTGAACCCGATGCGTCTGCGTCCGCACCCCTACGAGTTCTCGCTCTACTACGATTGCTAG
- a CDS encoding adenylate/guanylate cyclase domain-containing protein, translating into MADFSSSVSPSDSLLARLIQPDLTRHVESLSDDQFTQLLQQLTQEFQHYLRAIALINNDALETLLEQVLEAITLKVGQVLQAERTTIFLVDVEKAQLWSKVAQGDCFQANSEGDRTIEIRLPLNEGIAGYVATTGKSLNISDAYQHPLFNPSIDRQTGYRTRNILCMPIFDTQDQVVAIAQLLNKRGVQPFDPQDEAHFRNFAHSIGVILESCNSFYMAARNQRGAAALLNATTLLAKSLDLEKTLQAVMDEARKLMQADRSTLFLLDRDRQDLWSKVPTADRKQLLEIRIPMNRGIVGFVASTGQVVNVENAYEDPRFDPTTDRQTGYKTRTILSMPVFNSEGKLIGVTQLINKYQGSFTRSDEEFMQAFNIQAGIALENAQLFERVLLEKQYQKDILQSLSDAVISTDLQGNVVTINDAALALLGCPIGDASAEADLWREHLLHRPVWEVIPIDNLRLRLQDSLKCGARHYVPEQSLEVGLLELPEDAPLDPTVSPALSLPPGLTHALVVGDRQIPDQYLLWNNPATPLTPTAAGLGVVPSIRPIEHSVNLTVNPLTNPDGKVLGGLVVLEDISQEKRMKATMYRYMTPRVAERVMALGDDALMVGERKDVTILFSDIRGYTSLTEKMEAADVVTLLNDYFETMVEAVFTFEGTLDKFIGDALMAVFGAPLPLPNHPWMAVQSALDMRRRLKEFNEHRRLANQPIIRIGIGISSGEVVSGNIGSQKRMDYTVIGDGVDISARLEGVTKEYGCDIILSEYTYKLCRDQVWVRELDRIRVKGKTIPINIYELIGDRTQPLPPETAAFLEHYAAGRVAYNHLRFYEALQHFEQAQEIKPGDRAVQVHLERAREFLLTPPADSWDGVHTMTTK; encoded by the coding sequence ATGGCGGATTTCTCCTCATCTGTCTCCCCTTCTGATAGTCTGCTGGCCCGCCTTATTCAACCTGACCTGACGCGCCATGTCGAATCTCTGTCGGACGACCAGTTTACCCAACTGCTCCAGCAGCTAACGCAAGAGTTTCAGCACTATCTGCGGGCGATCGCCCTGATTAACAACGATGCCCTCGAAACGCTGCTGGAGCAAGTCCTAGAAGCGATCACCTTGAAGGTGGGGCAGGTGTTGCAGGCGGAGCGCACCACAATTTTTCTGGTGGACGTGGAGAAGGCGCAACTCTGGTCCAAGGTCGCCCAGGGCGACTGTTTCCAGGCGAACTCAGAGGGCGATCGCACGATCGAAATCCGCCTGCCGCTCAATGAAGGCATTGCGGGCTATGTTGCCACGACAGGCAAAAGCCTAAATATTTCTGATGCTTACCAGCATCCGCTGTTTAACCCCAGCATCGATCGGCAGACGGGCTACCGCACACGCAATATCTTGTGTATGCCGATTTTCGACACGCAGGATCAGGTGGTGGCGATCGCCCAACTGCTGAATAAGCGCGGGGTTCAGCCCTTCGACCCACAGGACGAAGCCCATTTTCGCAACTTTGCTCACTCCATTGGGGTGATTTTGGAAAGCTGCAATTCGTTTTACATGGCAGCACGAAACCAGCGCGGCGCGGCGGCTCTACTCAATGCCACCACGCTGCTAGCCAAGAGCTTGGATCTAGAAAAAACCCTCCAGGCGGTAATGGACGAAGCCCGCAAGCTGATGCAGGCCGACCGCAGCACGCTGTTTTTGCTGGATCGCGATCGCCAAGATCTCTGGTCCAAAGTGCCCACCGCCGACCGCAAACAACTGCTCGAAATTCGCATTCCCATGAACCGGGGCATCGTCGGCTTTGTTGCCAGCACCGGGCAGGTCGTTAATGTTGAGAACGCCTACGAAGACCCCCGCTTTGACCCCACCACCGATCGCCAGACGGGCTACAAAACCCGCACCATCCTCTCCATGCCCGTGTTCAACTCGGAGGGCAAGCTGATCGGTGTCACGCAGCTCATCAATAAATATCAGGGCAGCTTTACCCGTTCCGACGAAGAGTTTATGCAGGCATTCAATATTCAGGCGGGCATCGCGCTGGAAAACGCCCAACTGTTTGAGCGGGTGCTGCTGGAAAAGCAATACCAAAAAGACATCCTGCAAAGCCTGTCCGACGCGGTGATTTCCACGGACTTGCAGGGCAATGTTGTGACCATTAACGACGCGGCACTGGCGCTGTTGGGATGCCCAATTGGCGATGCCAGTGCTGAGGCAGATCTATGGCGCGAGCATCTGCTGCATCGCCCCGTGTGGGAGGTAATTCCCATCGACAATCTGCGATTGCGCCTGCAAGACAGCCTGAAATGTGGCGCTCGCCACTATGTTCCCGAACAAAGCCTAGAGGTGGGGCTATTGGAACTCCCTGAGGATGCGCCGCTTGACCCGACGGTTTCTCCCGCTCTCTCGCTGCCGCCGGGCCTTACCCATGCCCTGGTGGTGGGCGATCGCCAAATCCCAGACCAATATCTGCTGTGGAACAATCCCGCCACGCCGCTCACACCCACGGCCGCAGGACTTGGCGTGGTGCCCTCGATCCGCCCCATCGAACATAGCGTCAACCTGACGGTGAACCCGCTCACCAATCCCGACGGCAAAGTGCTGGGTGGATTGGTGGTGCTAGAAGACATTAGCCAGGAAAAGCGGATGAAGGCCACTATGTATCGCTATATGACACCGCGCGTGGCGGAACGAGTCATGGCGCTGGGCGACGATGCGCTGATGGTGGGCGAACGCAAGGACGTGACGATTCTGTTTTCCGATATTCGCGGCTACACCTCGCTGACGGAAAAGATGGAGGCGGCGGACGTGGTGACGCTGCTCAACGACTATTTTGAGACGATGGTGGAGGCGGTATTTACCTTTGAGGGCACGTTGGACAAGTTCATCGGTGACGCGCTGATGGCTGTGTTTGGTGCGCCCCTGCCCCTGCCCAATCATCCCTGGATGGCGGTGCAATCGGCGCTCGACATGCGACGGCGGCTGAAGGAATTTAACGAACACCGCCGTCTGGCAAACCAGCCCATCATCCGCATTGGCATCGGCATTAGCTCTGGCGAAGTGGTTTCCGGCAACATCGGCTCCCAAAAGCGGATGGACTATACCGTGATTGGCGATGGCGTGGACATTAGCGCCCGACTGGAAGGCGTGACCAAAGAATACGGCTGCGACATTATCCTCAGCGAGTATACCTACAAGCTCTGCCGCGATCAGGTGTGGGTGCGGGAACTCGACCGTATTCGCGTCAAGGGCAAGACGATCCCAATCAATATCTACGAGCTAATTGGCGATCGCACGCAACCCCTCCCGCCAGAGACCGCCGCGTTTCTAGAACACTACGCCGCCGGCCGCGTTGCCTACAACCATTTGCGGTTTTACGAGGCATTGCAGCACTTTGAACAGGCACAGGAGATAAAACCGGGCGATCGCGCGGTTCAGGTTCACCTAGAAAGGGCCCGCGAGTTTCTGCTCACCCCACCCGCCGATAGCTGGGATGGCGTTCACACCATGACCACAAAGTGA